In Sphingobacterium sp. PCS056, the following proteins share a genomic window:
- a CDS encoding TonB-dependent receptor codes for MLKLKIIWLNLFLIISLTCYAQQKGELKGKVSTNSNEPIEGATITLIGTSQVTQADKNGLFSIKNLAFGNHTIRISAVGHQAKDKAFHMSQLTTELSTIHLTTQHTTMDEVEIVARSEAQEVQQQPFNVTAIDAKKLYNTTMDIGQALNRVSGVRLRESGGVGSNMSFSLNGFSGNQIKLFLDGIPMDNFGSSFQLNNIPINFAERVEVYRGVVPVWLGGDALGGAVNIVTKNQPGKYIDASYSFGSFNTHKSSVNTGYVADNGFTMTLSAFQNYSDNNYWVNVRSYNFDTEKYFPAERRKRFHDTYRNETLIYNIGVSNKKYADQLLFGITLGQNKKEIQTGNTMEDVYGGRESLGNIVQPTWKYIKKNLWTKGLDVTLNARYNFGQERSLDTVPRKFTWTGESRPKNPDQPNAPGGENELTDYRYKNNNGNLTANISYAINDQHSIMINHLLTTFDRKGKDHYYPDLEINKLPRKTTKNITGIGYRTSLKDHWDANLFIKNYNQNGKYFNETGVDVYEDIAISINKFGYGLATSYFINPNIQLKASYEKAYRLPDNTELFGDAINISGNPTLRPESTDNINFGLSYVLKWKESNQLIIDANYIYRNAQDFIRQYVGPLTSNNKRELKSANLRSVKNNSIDINLKYYFKNQLSIGGNITYQNLINTTKVEPAQIIQSSIYKDRMPNMPFLYGNADAAYYFHHLGKQNNTLTIGYNLQYIQEFFLDWPSLATPSERYRIPTQVSHDVNIIYSLASGKYNIALECNNLTDATRFDNFEMQKPSRSFNIKFRYFIRTK; via the coding sequence TCGCTTACTTGTTACGCACAGCAGAAAGGGGAACTTAAGGGAAAGGTAAGCACGAATTCAAATGAACCGATAGAAGGAGCAACTATTACCCTGATAGGAACAAGCCAAGTTACACAAGCAGATAAGAATGGATTATTTTCAATCAAAAATCTTGCTTTTGGCAACCATACGATACGTATTTCAGCTGTTGGGCATCAAGCCAAAGACAAAGCATTCCACATGAGCCAATTAACAACAGAATTGTCCACGATCCACTTGACCACACAACATACCACAATGGATGAGGTAGAGATTGTTGCACGGTCAGAAGCCCAGGAAGTACAACAACAACCTTTTAATGTTACAGCTATAGATGCCAAGAAATTGTACAATACGACTATGGATATTGGGCAAGCTCTTAATCGAGTTTCTGGCGTGAGATTACGCGAGTCTGGTGGTGTCGGATCAAACATGTCTTTTAGCTTAAATGGATTTTCCGGAAATCAGATTAAGTTATTTTTAGATGGTATACCGATGGATAATTTTGGATCATCTTTCCAATTAAACAATATTCCTATCAATTTTGCTGAACGTGTAGAAGTATACCGAGGAGTCGTCCCCGTATGGTTAGGAGGTGATGCTCTGGGTGGAGCAGTTAATATCGTGACAAAAAACCAACCAGGCAAATATATCGATGCTTCCTATTCATTTGGATCATTCAATACCCATAAATCTTCTGTCAATACCGGTTACGTAGCTGACAACGGATTTACAATGACATTATCTGCATTCCAAAACTATTCGGATAATAATTACTGGGTAAATGTAAGGTCATATAACTTCGATACGGAGAAATATTTTCCTGCCGAAAGAAGAAAACGTTTTCACGATACTTACAGAAATGAAACCTTGATCTATAATATAGGAGTTTCAAATAAAAAATATGCAGACCAACTTCTGTTTGGAATTACACTCGGTCAAAATAAAAAAGAAATCCAGACCGGCAATACCATGGAAGATGTATACGGTGGTAGAGAAAGCCTGGGGAATATTGTTCAACCTACATGGAAGTATATCAAGAAAAATTTATGGACAAAAGGTCTTGATGTTACTCTAAATGCACGTTACAATTTCGGTCAGGAAAGAAGTTTAGATACTGTACCTCGAAAATTCACTTGGACTGGAGAAAGTAGACCTAAAAATCCGGATCAACCCAATGCACCAGGAGGAGAAAATGAATTAACAGATTACCGCTATAAAAACAATAATGGCAATCTTACGGCTAACATTTCTTATGCAATCAATGATCAGCACAGCATCATGATCAATCATTTGTTGACAACATTTGATAGAAAGGGTAAAGATCATTATTATCCAGATTTAGAAATTAACAAACTTCCTCGCAAGACAACAAAAAATATTACTGGAATCGGATATAGAACCTCGTTAAAGGATCATTGGGACGCCAATCTTTTTATTAAAAACTATAACCAAAACGGAAAATACTTCAATGAAACTGGTGTCGATGTATACGAAGATATAGCTATATCAATAAATAAATTCGGATATGGCTTAGCAACCTCCTATTTTATTAATCCAAATATACAATTAAAAGCTTCTTATGAAAAAGCGTATAGACTTCCAGACAACACCGAATTATTTGGTGATGCCATAAATATAAGTGGCAACCCGACCTTAAGACCCGAGAGCACTGACAATATTAACTTCGGATTGTCTTATGTTCTGAAATGGAAGGAAAGCAATCAACTCATCATCGATGCCAATTACATTTACCGAAATGCTCAAGATTTTATACGCCAATACGTAGGACCACTGACCAGTAATAACAAAAGAGAGCTCAAGAGTGCTAACCTAAGAAGTGTAAAGAATAATAGTATAGATATCAATTTAAAATATTATTTCAAAAATCAGCTTTCTATTGGGGGTAATATAACTTACCAAAACTTAATCAATACAACTAAAGTTGAGCCTGCGCAAATTATACAAAGCAGCATCTATAAAGATCGAATGCCGAATATGCCTTTTCTATATGGCAATGCGGACGCTGCGTACTATTTTCACCATTTAGGCAAACAAAATAATACGCTGACAATAGGATACAATCTACAATATATACAAGAGTTCTTTTTAGATTGGCCAAGTTTAGCGACCCCATCTGAACGATATAGAATCCCAACCCAAGTATCCCATGATGTCAATATCATTTATTCTTTAGCTTCTGGAAAATATAATATTGCTTTAGAATGTAATAACCTCACGGATGCAACGCGTTTTGACAATTTCGAAATGCAAAAACCAAGTAGATCTTTCAATATTAAGTTCAGATACTTTATACGTACAAAATAA